catcttcaatgcctttagaaggcacagcacaaatttgaagtcggtcggactaaattcctaggaggagttcgctaaagtacgaagtgtggaaatcatccaaaatttgacgtaaaattcaaaatggccgacttcctgttggttttagggcatcgctccaagaggcttttttgtgcgtctggacaagatacacgtaccacaggcCGTGCTCTGGCCCTAATCAGTCTCAGATTGCTTTTCTCTCCACTTGCCTCAGGGCTTTCAGTGACAAGATATAAATGCCAATTCTCCTCCAGAGCGCCCCTCACAGGAGCACACCACGTGGTGGGTGACTTCAGCTCAGCTCTCAGGCTGGTTGACTCGGAGCTGGCAGGCCAGGCTGACCAGGTCTGGGTTATAGGAGGCAGCTCTCTCTACAAGGTACTGCATGGAACACACGgcagctccactttaatcttgagaagctgcagagctgcggTCTCTAatcattagtcactgtaacttattgttcttgttctcttctgccaccacacacacacacacacacacacacacacacacacacacacacacacacacacacacacacacacacacacacacacacacacacacacacacgttctgcctacacatgtgcactgactgATGATtcattcacgcactttaaaagcatttattaaaagcttctttcttttcacatgtttatttacagcattgtatgttgaaatgtatattgtaatggGCTATATTTAAACTTATTGgaagaaaactggtagttctatgtaaaaatcagacgttgagcccccatatcgccaaaatttGCTGCaaagcttcaactgtgagattgacagttgaatcaggcgCCTCCCATccaagcatcaaatcttcgactttTCGCGGTCAGCCCTAATGTCTACATTTTCCAATGGTTAATTTTACTGTCATACAGCTATCATTGATGGTCATGGTGAACCATTTCAGGGTGAGCTGAAATTACATGCTAAACTCTTTCTTTAATTAAGTTTTGGTTGCTTTGGTCTACCCAGGAGTTGATGGAAAGCTCGGGGACCAAGAGACTGTATGTCACACGGATCCTGAAGCAGTTTGAGTGTGACACATTCCTCCCAGAAATCAGTCCAGACAAATATCGTCTACTGCCAGAGTAAGATCAGCACACATTCTCAAAACATTATTCCATCGAGTCTAATGTTAGCTAGTGTACTTGTTATTCCAGATTCTACTTGTATAACATTACTGATGTTAGGGCACTGGGATTACTCCTTTATCTTTACTAATGTTACCATTTTGCAGACATTACAACACAAGATGAGCTCCTCAGGCAAAGTCCCAACTTAATGTTAACATTGGCCCCTAAAGGTTCCTTATAATATTAGGAAGGCCAATACTGTCCTAACTACAATGTAATTAATCAATTtgcttttggatttgttttggaaCTTGGAAAATTCACGAGACGCAAATGTAGACATTAAACTTTGCTGCTAAAATGGACCAGAACAGATGTTACAGCAGCCTAATTATGTGGCTTGAGAAGGAGGTGAAGGCCAAGCtcactgaaaaagacaaaagctgaattgaaatgaccttgttacagtttttcttttagTTGTAGTGATTGTgaaatcaatttattttttaacatcacAGCTACGTCTCCTACAGTGGTGGTGTGTAGAAAATTGCTGTGAAGTAAGGATGCTTTTAAAATTAGACATATTAATAGATTAGTTATCAATTAACTAAATACAATGTGAgtcaacagaagaaaaatctaaatcaaatcaatatgtAGTATGACAACCCTTTACcttcaaacagcatcagttcttctagGTAAACTTGCACATAGTTATTGAAGGAACTAAAGTAGGTTGACCCAAGCATCTTGGAGAACTTCCAGGACTCCTTTTCTCCA
This portion of the Micropterus dolomieu isolate WLL.071019.BEF.003 ecotype Adirondacks linkage group LG19, ASM2129224v1, whole genome shotgun sequence genome encodes:
- the LOC123957718 gene encoding dihydrofolate reductase-like yields the protein MADFLLVLGHRSKRLFCASGQDTRTTGRALALISLRLLFSPLASGLSVTRYKCQFSSRAPLTGAHHVVGDFSSALRLVDSELAGQADQVWVIGGSSLYKELMESSGTKRLYVTRILKQFECDTFLPEISPDKYRLLPESPGVLQELQEDNGIQYRFEVYESIDQ